A section of the Sphingomonas ginsenosidivorax genome encodes:
- the rpmC gene encoding 50S ribosomal protein L29, whose protein sequence is MARIDDMKTKSDDQLSESLGELKREQFNLRFQAATNQLEKPSRVREVRRDIARIKTLQSQRTSAAAAK, encoded by the coding sequence ATGGCTCGTATCGACGACATGAAGACCAAGAGCGACGACCAGCTGTCGGAATCGCTCGGCGAGCTGAAGCGCGAGCAGTTCAACCTCCGCTTCCAGGCGGCGACGAACCAGCTCGAGAAGCCCAGCCGCGTTCGTGAAGTCCGTCGCGACATCGCGCGGATCAAGACCCTGCAGTCGCAGCGCACCAGCGCCGCGGCCGCGAAGTAA
- the rplP gene encoding 50S ribosomal protein L16 encodes MLQPKKTKFRKAFKGKISGDAKSGFSLNFGSYGLKAMEPERITARQIEAARRAITRHIKRQGRLWIRIFPDVPVSGKPAEVRMGSGKGAPEFWAARVKPGRILFELDGVEGKIAAEAFERAAMKLPIKVKVVARLGDTSHLGGE; translated from the coding sequence ATGCTGCAACCAAAAAAGACGAAGTTCCGGAAGGCCTTCAAGGGCAAGATTTCCGGCGACGCAAAGAGCGGCTTCTCCCTCAACTTCGGCTCCTACGGGCTGAAGGCGATGGAGCCGGAGCGGATCACCGCGCGTCAGATCGAGGCGGCCCGCCGCGCGATCACGCGTCACATCAAGCGCCAGGGGCGTTTGTGGATCCGCATCTTCCCGGACGTTCCCGTCTCGGGCAAGCCTGCCGAAGTCCGCATGGGCTCGGGCAAGGGCGCGCCGGAGTTCTGGGCTGCCCGCGTGAAGCCGGGCCGGATCCTGTTCGAGCTCGACGGTGTCGAGGGCAAGATCGCCGCAGAGGCGTTCGAGCGGGCGGCCATGAAGCTGCCGATCAAGGTAAAGGTCGTTGCCCGCCTGGGTGACACCTCGCATCTGGGAGGCGAGTAA
- the rpsC gene encoding 30S ribosomal protein S3 produces the protein MGQKSNPIGLRLQINRTWDSRWYAEGADYGRLLLEDLKIRAFIFKTLPQAAISKVVIERPAKLARISIFAARPGVIIGKKGADIEKLRSTIGAMTSSTVSLNIVEIRKPEVDARLVAQGIADQLERRIAFRRAMKRAVQSAMRLGAEGIRVGCGGRLGGAEIARSESYREGRVPLHTLRANIDYAEATAHTSYGVCGVKVWVFKGEILGNDPTSYDRIMMEAQTSGVRPQRDDRR, from the coding sequence ATGGGTCAGAAGAGCAACCCCATCGGTCTGCGTCTGCAGATCAACCGTACCTGGGACAGCCGCTGGTACGCCGAAGGCGCCGACTATGGTCGTCTCCTGCTTGAGGATCTCAAGATCCGCGCGTTCATCTTCAAGACGCTGCCGCAGGCCGCGATCTCGAAGGTCGTGATCGAGCGTCCGGCCAAGCTCGCGCGCATCTCGATCTTTGCTGCACGCCCCGGCGTGATCATCGGCAAGAAGGGTGCGGACATCGAGAAGCTGCGCTCGACGATCGGCGCGATGACGTCGTCGACGGTGTCGCTGAACATCGTCGAGATCCGCAAGCCGGAAGTCGATGCGCGCCTGGTCGCCCAGGGCATCGCCGACCAGCTCGAGCGTCGTATCGCCTTCCGTCGCGCCATGAAGCGTGCGGTCCAGTCGGCGATGCGTCTGGGTGCCGAAGGCATCCGCGTCGGTTGCGGCGGTCGTCTCGGCGGCGCCGAGATCGCACGGTCGGAATCGTACCGTGAAGGCCGCGTTCCGCTGCACACGCTGCGCGCGAACATCGATTATGCCGAAGCCACGGCGCACACGTCCTACGGCGTTTGCGGCGTCAAGGTCTGGGTCTTCAAGGGCGAGATCCTCGGCAACGATCCCACGTCGTATGACCGGATCATGATGGAGGCTCAGACCTCCGGCGTGCGTCCGCAGCGCGACGATCGTCGCTAA
- the rplV gene encoding 50S ribosomal protein L22 translates to MSKQAAPRKVADNEALSVGTQIRGSAQKLGLVAALIRGKKVGDAMNILAFSTKGMAIEARKVLASAIANAENNHNLDVDALVVAEASVGKSITMKRFATRGRGKSTRILKPFSRLRIVVREQEEA, encoded by the coding sequence ATGTCTAAGCAGGCAGCACCCCGCAAGGTCGCCGACAACGAGGCTCTCTCGGTCGGCACCCAGATCCGCGGTTCCGCGCAGAAGCTCGGCCTCGTCGCCGCGCTCATCCGCGGCAAGAAGGTCGGCGATGCGATGAACATCCTCGCCTTCTCGACCAAGGGCATGGCGATCGAAGCCCGCAAGGTTCTCGCATCCGCGATTGCCAATGCAGAGAACAACCACAACCTCGACGTCGACGCGCTCGTCGTCGCCGAGGCGTCGGTGGGCAAGTCGATCACGATGAAGCGCTTCGCGACCCGTGGTCGCGGCAAGTCGACGCGCATCCTCAAGCCGTTCTCGCGGCTGCGGATCGTCGTTCGCGAGCAGGAAGAAGCATAA
- the rpsS gene encoding 30S ribosomal protein S19, with protein MARSVWKGPFVDLHLLKKAETAQDTNARSPIKTWSRRSTILPSFVGLTFNVYNGRKFVPVSVNEDMVGMKLGEFAPTRYFPGHAADKKGKR; from the coding sequence ATGGCTCGTTCCGTATGGAAGGGTCCGTTCGTGGACCTTCATCTGCTCAAGAAGGCAGAAACCGCCCAGGACACCAACGCGCGTTCGCCGATCAAGACCTGGTCGCGCCGCTCGACGATCCTGCCGTCGTTCGTGGGTCTCACGTTCAACGTCTACAATGGCCGCAAGTTCGTGCCGGTGTCCGTCAACGAGGACATGGTCGGCATGAAGCTCGGTGAGTTCGCGCCCACGCGCTACTTCCCGGGTCACGCCGCCGACAAGAAGGGCAAGCGCTGA
- the rplB gene encoding 50S ribosomal protein L2, giving the protein MALKHYNPTSPARRGLVLVDKSSLWKGKPVKALTEGKHKTGGRNNKGHVTSRGIAGGHKQKYRYIDFKRRKWDVEGTVERIEYDPNRTAFIALVKYPDEELAYILAPQRLGVGDKVIAAKKTDVKPGNAMELGQMPVGTIVHNVEMKPMKGGQIARSAGTYVQVVGRDKGMVMVRLNSGEQRYIRSDCMATVGAVSNPDNQNQNFGKAGRSRWMGIRPLTRGVAKNPVDHPHGGGEGRTSGGRHPVTPWGKPTKGARTRHNKSTDKMIIRSRHAKKKG; this is encoded by the coding sequence ATGGCACTCAAGCATTATAATCCGACATCGCCGGCCCGCCGCGGCCTCGTCCTGGTCGACAAGTCGTCGCTCTGGAAGGGCAAGCCCGTCAAGGCGCTGACCGAAGGCAAGCACAAGACCGGCGGCCGCAACAACAAGGGCCATGTGACCTCGCGCGGTATCGCGGGCGGTCACAAGCAGAAGTACCGCTACATCGACTTCAAGCGTCGCAAGTGGGACGTCGAGGGCACCGTCGAGCGGATCGAGTATGATCCCAACCGCACCGCGTTCATCGCCCTGGTCAAGTACCCGGACGAGGAGCTGGCCTACATCCTGGCGCCGCAGCGTCTGGGCGTCGGCGACAAGGTGATCGCGGCCAAGAAGACCGACGTGAAGCCTGGCAACGCCATGGAGCTCGGTCAGATGCCCGTCGGCACCATCGTCCACAACGTGGAGATGAAGCCGATGAAGGGTGGCCAGATCGCCCGTTCGGCCGGCACGTACGTGCAGGTCGTCGGTCGCGACAAGGGCATGGTGATGGTTCGCCTCAACTCGGGCGAGCAGCGCTACATCCGCAGCGATTGCATGGCGACGGTTGGCGCGGTCTCGAACCCCGACAACCAGAACCAGAACTTCGGCAAGGCCGGTCGTTCGCGCTGGATGGGCATCCGCCCGCTGACGCGCGGCGTCGCCAAGAACCCGGTCGACCATCCGCACGGCGGTGGTGAAGGCCGCACCTCGGGTGGCCGTCATCCGGTTACGCCGTGGGGCAAGCCGACGAAGGGTGCTCGCACTCGTCACAACAAGTCGACCGACAAGATGATCATCCGGTCGCGTCACGCGAAGAAGAAGGGCTAA
- a CDS encoding 50S ribosomal protein L23: MAKKQNGTIDNRHYDVILAPHITEKTTTLSEHNAVVFKVSNDATKPEIKAAVEALFDVTVVGVNTLVQKGKTKKWKGTNYSRSDMKKAIVTLKDGQSIDVTTGI, encoded by the coding sequence ATGGCTAAGAAGCAGAACGGCACGATCGATAACCGTCACTACGACGTTATCCTCGCGCCGCACATCACCGAGAAGACGACGACCCTGTCGGAGCACAACGCGGTGGTGTTCAAGGTGTCCAACGACGCCACGAAGCCCGAGATCAAGGCCGCTGTGGAAGCGCTGTTCGACGTCACCGTCGTCGGCGTCAACACGCTGGTCCAGAAGGGCAAGACCAAGAAGTGGAAGGGCACGAACTATTCGCGCTCGGACATGAAGAAGGCAATCGTGACGTTGAAGGACGGTCAGTCCATCGACGTGACGACGGGGATCTGA
- the rplD gene encoding 50S ribosomal protein L4, translated as MKVKISSFAGTDTADIELNDEVFGLDPRADILHRVVTWQLEKRRETARGTRERADVARTGKKFGRQKGGGTARHGDRRAPVFIGGGKAHGARVRDFNPGLNKKVRALGLKMALSSHAKAGTLVVMDSLVVEGGKTKTLLGDLAKLGFGKRALVIDGDMVETSFAFAAGNLFEVDVMPAAGANVYDILKHDTLVLTRAAVEKLEARFHG; from the coding sequence GTGAAGGTCAAGATTTCATCCTTCGCCGGCACCGACACGGCGGACATCGAGCTCAACGACGAGGTCTTCGGCCTCGATCCGCGCGCCGACATCCTGCACCGTGTCGTCACCTGGCAGCTCGAGAAGCGTCGCGAGACGGCTCGTGGCACCCGCGAGCGTGCAGACGTCGCGCGCACCGGCAAGAAGTTCGGTCGCCAGAAGGGTGGCGGTACCGCCCGTCACGGCGATCGCCGCGCTCCGGTGTTCATCGGCGGTGGTAAGGCGCACGGCGCCCGCGTCCGCGACTTCAATCCCGGCCTGAACAAGAAGGTTCGCGCTCTGGGCCTGAAGATGGCGCTGTCGAGCCACGCCAAGGCTGGCACGCTGGTCGTCATGGACAGCCTCGTCGTCGAAGGCGGCAAGACGAAGACCCTGCTCGGCGATCTCGCCAAGCTCGGCTTCGGCAAGCGCGCGCTGGTGATCGATGGTGACATGGTCGAGACGAGCTTCGCGTTCGCCGCCGGCAACCTGTTCGAAGTGGACGTGATGCCGGCAGCCGGCGCCAACGTCTACGACATCCTGAAGCATGACACGCTGGTGCTCACCCGCGCCGCTGTCGAAAAGCTGGAGGCGCGCTTCCATGGCTAA